A window from Thalassophryne amazonica chromosome 15, fThaAma1.1, whole genome shotgun sequence encodes these proteins:
- the gemin6 gene encoding gem-associated protein 6, with product MARSGWLLFGPLQWIRYVNKHVKVKAGRDEEHRGHVLTVDPVSASVVLVNFGEEGTVSVRVVMGHAVEEVEVLQQADMETTARLSAVLLLPDSSRFSVGELQRRKECVRRWLEKNRVPVENDYGSEALKVGGTLTVMPPYGPDDCQGSNEIILSRVQKLLLMNPATLDGPGDGSE from the exons ATGGCGCGGAGCGGGTGGCTTCTTTTTGGTCCGCTGCAGTGGATCCGTTACGTCAACAAACACGTAAAAGTAAAGGCGGGAAGAGATGAAGAACACCGCGGTCACGTGCTCACTGTGGATCCGGTCTCCGCCAG TGTTGTCCTGGTGAACTTTGGGGAGGAGGGCACTGTCTCGGTCAGGGTGGTGATGGGCCACGCCGtggaggaggtggaggtgctgcagcaggcgGACATGGAGACAACAGCGCGCCTTTCTGCGGTGCTCCTCCTTCCAGACAGCAGCAGGTTCAGTGTGGGAGagctgcagaggcggaaggagtgCGTCAGGCGGTGGCTGGAGAAGAACAGAGTGCCCGTAGAGAACGATTATGGCAGCGAGGCACTGAAAGTAGGCGGCACTTTAACAGTCATGCCCCCATATGGACCCGATGACTGCCAAGGCTCCAATGAGATCATCCTTTCCAGGGTCCAAAAACTGTTGCTTATGAACCCTGCAACCCTGGATGGACCTGGAGATGGTTCAGAGTGA